The Gemmatimonadaceae bacterium genomic sequence CCGGCGCCGCCGCTGCGTCGCCCACGACCGCCTCGGCAAAGCTGGCCGGCAAGCATTTCGCCGCGGCCATCGCGTACCTGGTCAGCGGCTCGGTCGGGCTGGTGTGGATCGCTCCCGAACTGGCGGCCGGCAACTACCTCGCTCCGCACGTGACCGGCGTCGCGCACCTGTTCACGCTCGGTTGGCTCACGATGACGATCTTCGGGGCGTTGTATCAACTGGTGCCGGTGGCGCTGGGAGCACCGCTGCGCTGGCCGCGCATGGCCCACGTGAGCTTCGCCGCCCTGGCGCCCGGCGCGGGCGCGTTTGCATGTGGCGTGGCTGCGGGTTCGGTGTGGGCGACGCACGCGGGTATTGCGCTGCTGACGCTGGGCATCGTCCTGGCCGTGACCAATCTTGCGGCGACGCTGCCTCGCGCGCGTTCGCGCGACGAAACGTGGGTGGCGATCGCGCTCGCCATGGCGTTCCTCGTATCGACGCTCATCCTGGGCGTGGTGCTGCTGCATAACGTGCATACCGGCTTCATCGCGGCCGCGCGCGTGCGTGTCCTCGCGACTCATCTGCACATGGCGATCGTGGGTTGGGCACTCATGATGATCGTCGGCGTGTCGCACCGGCTGCTGCCGATGTTCCTGCTCGCGCACGGCGCCGATACGCGCTGGACCCGGCGGGCGATCGTGCTGCTCGCCGCGGGAGTGACGGCGTTTGCCCTTGGCACTACACTGTCGCTGCCTGCGCTGGTCTGGGTGGCCGTCGTGTTGCTCGAAGCCGGCGTGGCCTGCTTCGTCAGGCAGGCGTGGGCCTTCTACCGCGTCCGGGTGCGCAAGCAGATCGACGTCGGCATGCGCTTCGCGGCCACGGCGCTGGCGTTCCTCGCCGCCGCGGGTGTACTCGGCCCCATCCTGCTCGTGCGCGGCGCCTCGTCCACGCGGGTTGCCACGGCCTACGTGCTCGCCGGCCTGCTCGGTGGCGTCGTCACCTACGTGATCGGCTTTCTGTACAAGATCATTCCCTTGCTCGCCTGGACCGTGCGCTATCAGGGAATGGTGGGCCAGGCCAGCGCGCCAACAGTTGCGCAGCTGTACTCGGCGCGCACCGCACAGGTGCAACTCGCCTTGATGGGCGCCGGCCTCGTGGCCCTCATCACGGCGACCTTGCTGGGCCTGGCGACCGTCGCCGTCAGCGGCGCGGCGCTCTACTTCACCGGCGCGCTGATCTTCGCCAGCCAGATGCTGCGTGTTGCCGTCGGCCGCCCCATCGGAGTCACCTCATGACCCACACCACTCCCGCTCCCCCGCCCTCGGCGCCCGTCGTCGAACTCGATGTTCGCGATGACCTGCGCTCCGGCCGCGAACCATTTTCGAAGATCATGGGAGCGGTCGCGAAGCTCGAACCCGGGGCGGTGCTCCACCTGCGCGCCATCTTCGAACCCGTCCCCCTGTTCGCCGTGCTCGGCGAACGTGGCTTCACGCACACCTCCCGCTCCCACGCACCGGACGACTGGTCCGTGTGGTTCTGGCGCGCCTGACGCGCAATTCACCTTTCGAAGGAGTTGACCATGGAACTCGACGTCCGCCTCATCCCACCCCGCGACAAGCACCCCACGATCTTCAGGACCTTCGACGCGCTCACCGCCGGGCAGGCGATGGTCATCATCAACGATCACGACCCTCGGCCCCTGCGCTACCAGTTTGCTGCCGAACGTCCCGAGCAGTTCGAGTGGACGTACGAAGCCGAAGGTCCCGAGGTCTGGCGCGTCCGCATCGGCCGTCGGTAGGCCGGTCGGCGGTCGCCGTGCGGCGCGGCGGCCGTCGCCGACCGGTTCGCGGGGGTCACGGTCGTTAGGCGCCGGGCCCTCGCCGGCCGTCCCGCCGCGCCTCGCCACCGTGTGCGCGAGGCAGCGACGGAGCGGGTGCTACTTCTTCAGCCAGCTCTCGCCAAAGGCCAGGGCCGATCCGCCGAACGACGTGCCGGGCGCGCGCGTGCCGTTGATGGTCACGTCGGCCGAGGTGCCGTTGATGCGGAGGAACGTCAGCCCAAACGGATTCGTGGGCCGCGAACCCGGCAGGATGTCGATCAGCTCCGCGGCCTGCAGATCGTGCCAGGCCAGCCGGATGTCGTAGCCGGGGCCGCGACACGACTCGGTGCGCTCGCGAATCCCATCGCCGCCAGGAACGAAGGTCGCCCCGCCAACCGCGGTGAACGGACGCTCGGTGTAGGCCGGGCTCGTGTGCCTGAGGATGTCGTTCACCATGTACTGGTAGAGCCGCTCGTTGTCGTACAGGGCCACCCGTACCTGGCCGGCCTCGCCCGCCTCTCCAACGGTGACAAAACACACGTGGCCCGTACCGACCGGACTCCAGTGCACGCGCCAGAAGCTCACGGACGTGAGCGTCTTGCCGCCGGCTTTGTCGAGCAGCCGGATGTAGGGGTTCTCGCCCGACACCATGGCGGTCCCCGGGCGCGGGCCGGGCCCCTGCGCCGCCAGCGGCGCGGACAACACAACAGATGCTGCGACGGCAGCGGTGGTCAACAAGCGTCTCACGGCACGCCCTCCTCGGGGTAGTTGGGTCGAACGGGGGCAACGCTAGCTGAAAACCGTGCCGCGCTCAAGGCAGCGTGCTCCCACTCCTGGTTGTCGCCATCATGCAGTGCCACAGTCGCCGCGCCCGCCATGGTGCACCAACGAGCGCGCGTCAGCCCAGGGCGACGGGAGACGCCTCCGCGGGGGTGATGCGGGTCTCGCGTTGGGCGCCTTCGATCACTCGCCACACGAAGAACGTGAGGCCGCCAAGGAAGAGAGCGATGCCGACGGCCAGTGCAAGCACATCGGCGCGAGCCATCCTGGCGTGGCGAGGGAGCGTGGATCGAGTCATGCTCGGTTCGGGTCGCGCTTGAGCGGAGCGAACTGCAGGAACATGCCGGTGAGGACCGACACGATCACGCCGAGTTCGAAGAGTCCCAGCAGCACCATGTCGATGCCGCCACGACCGGTGATGGCGAACATGTGCAGGTCGAGATACGGGCCAAACCGCCGCCAGAACGCCGACCGACGTTGCAGCACCTGGCCGTTGGCCATCGCCACGTACACGTCGCTGCGGTCGGGATCCTCGAATCGAAAACGGTACGCACTCACCTGCGTGTTGAGATCCATCCACAGCTGCGAGGATTCGCCGACGTAGAAGTACACAGGCTCACCGACCGTCTCCTGCCGGGCGACGAGCCCAGCCAGCTCAACGGGTATCCGTTCCGTGCGCTCACCCGTTGCGGCGTCGTGGACGTCTCCGAGTTCGCTCAGGTTCCGCACCACGATCCAGGTGTCACGATCGCCGAGCCTGCGCCACTCGATCGCTTGCACCGGGCGCGAGCCAGGGGCGTCCGACGCGCCCGTTGCCTGCAGCACGGTGCCCGGTTCCGCGAGCCCATGTGTGGTCGGTATGCCGGCCGCCCATGCGCGATTGATGCTGGCCTTGCCGCGGAATGGATCCTCCATGGGACCGAAGCAGATCCACATGTAGATCCCCGCACCCATTTCCAGCGCGAGCAGACCACCCACCACGAGGCCGGCCCGACGGTGCAGCGTTCGCGCGCCCAGCCCGTCCGATCCACCGGTCACGGTCGCCCGCGTGCGTCGCCACCAGAACAGTTGATATCCAAGGAACACCAGCACGATCACACCGGTCGCACACGTGAGCAGGATGGTCGTCCACACCATCAGATGATCGCTCAGCTGATTCACGTGCAGCGTACGGTACCACCACTCGAACCGGCCTGAACCCGCATTCATCCGCCTGAGCGTGCGCCCTTCGTCGCGCGAAAGCACCAGCGTCGCCGCCTGATCGCCGTCCACCGTGGCGCGGACGGCCGGCACACGGCTCACATCGTAGTAGCGGTTGTACTCGGGCGCCTCCTCCAACCGCACGAAGCGCGAGCCGGCGAGAGCCTCACCTGCCACGAGCGCCAATCGTTCATCCGACAACGGATCGAGCCGCGCGCCGGTCATCGCGTCGAAGGTCATGGCCAGCGCCGACGGAGTCGGCTTCACGGTGTACCACAGCTCGTTCCCGCGCGGCTGCAATCGCACAGAGTAGACGCGGCGGAGCCCGTGCTCACTCGCCAGGCGACGCAGGAGTTCGTTGGGCGTGATCCGCGCCGAGCCGAGCGGGACGTCCACCGAGTTGTGCGCGTTGATGGTGTAGTTCCCGGCCAGTCCGTTGGGGCCGGCGTTCATCGTGACGAGCATCATCGCCACCGACGACGCGATCCACGCCAGCAGCGGCAGACTCAGCACAATCCCCAACCAACGGTGTGCAGTCGCGGCTCGTGACCTGGCGCGCGCTCCCATCATGAGTTGCTCCGATACCGGTACAGACCAGCACGGCCGTCGACGGCCTCATGGCCCTCGCTCGATCGACGGACATGCGACGTGCGCACTATCTCCCCTGCGCGGCACGCGCTCGCC encodes the following:
- a CDS encoding DUF2249 domain-containing protein, which produces MTHTTPAPPPSAPVVELDVRDDLRSGREPFSKIMGAVAKLEPGAVLHLRAIFEPVPLFAVLGERGFTHTSRSHAPDDWSVWFWRA
- a CDS encoding DUF2249 domain-containing protein — encoded protein: MELDVRLIPPRDKHPTIFRTFDALTAGQAMVIINDHDPRPLRYQFAAERPEQFEWTYEAEGPEVWRVRIGRR